The following are encoded together in the Elusimicrobiota bacterium genome:
- a CDS encoding zinc-binding dehydrogenase, producing MRAMVLESFGGPEVLKAAEVPDPEPGAGEVLLRVRACALNHLDLWVRDGIPAYKIKPPHILGCDVSGEIVALGPAIREARVGQRVSVNPGRSCLKCPRCLAGEENLCSQYGIIGAQAGPGGYAELLSVPEQALLPLPESLSFEEGAAYPLTFLTAWRMLMTVGGCGPGQYVLVLGAGSGVGVAAVQIARLAGAKAIAVSTSQEKLARAKALGAWAVIHSPPGDILKETIRLTEGRRADIAFEHVGPAVFEAALKSLKNGGRLVTCGATSGHGVTLDLRYIFGRQLQILGSTMGNSREMREVARLVGEKKLIPVIDRVFPLEEARRAHEYLAEKKHFGKVVLKI from the coding sequence ATGCGAGCCATGGTACTGGAGAGCTTCGGGGGGCCCGAGGTCCTAAAGGCGGCCGAGGTTCCCGACCCCGAGCCGGGCGCGGGAGAAGTCCTGCTCAGAGTCCGGGCCTGCGCCTTGAACCATTTGGACCTTTGGGTGCGCGACGGCATCCCGGCTTACAAAATCAAGCCGCCGCATATTCTCGGCTGCGACGTCTCGGGGGAAATCGTCGCCTTGGGGCCGGCAATCCGCGAGGCCCGCGTGGGACAAAGGGTTTCGGTAAACCCTGGGCGCTCCTGCCTTAAATGCCCCCGCTGCCTGGCCGGAGAAGAGAATTTATGCTCCCAGTACGGGATCATCGGCGCGCAAGCGGGGCCGGGGGGCTACGCGGAGCTGCTGAGCGTCCCCGAGCAGGCCCTTTTGCCCCTGCCCGAGAGCCTCAGCTTTGAAGAAGGCGCGGCCTATCCCCTCACCTTTCTCACGGCCTGGCGCATGCTCATGACCGTGGGCGGCTGCGGCCCCGGCCAATACGTCCTGGTGCTCGGAGCGGGAAGCGGAGTGGGGGTGGCCGCGGTGCAGATAGCGAGGCTCGCCGGCGCTAAGGCAATCGCCGTCTCGACCTCCCAGGAGAAGCTCGCGCGCGCCAAGGCCTTGGGAGCGTGGGCCGTTATCCACTCGCCGCCGGGAGACATCCTAAAGGAAACCATCAGGCTCACCGAGGGGCGAAGGGCCGACATCGCCTTCGAGCACGTGGGCCCGGCCGTTTTCGAGGCCGCGCTCAAGAGCCTCAAGAACGGAGGTCGGCTCGTCACCTGCGGGGCCACGAGCGGACACGGCGTCACTTTGGATCTGCGCTATATTTTCGGCCGCCAGCTCCAGATCCTCGGCTCCACCATGGGCAATTCGCGCGAGATGCGGGAGGTGGCGCGCCTGGTGGGGGAGAAGAAGCTCATCCCCGTGATTGACCGCGTCTTCCCATTGGAAGAGGCTCGGCGGGCCCATGAATACCTGGCCGAGAAAAAGCACTTCGGCAAGGTCGTGCTCAAGATTTGA
- a CDS encoding PorV/PorQ family protein: MRTAALALLMALPPVARASDFSKAAVGTTGSEFLLFDQGARGIAMGGAYSAVTDDAYSLYWNPAGLAKIPRISATFMYSRYVQDITYQSAAVAKRVSDNGVLAAGLRHRDIGEIDHTDLAGRTVGTFHPRDYVIEGGWGQAIYDLSDSEMDISMGVAGRWIHSDYLLHGDGFGGDIGILSRFYSGRYIYDVAFVAQNLGQGQKFDQVRDTLPFRARLGTAVHPNNALTLSLEGIMPANNTPHAALGMEYKLEVDRNIKAAVRGGLNTLTMQSLGFATTFSAGMGVSVGDWSFDYAFSPFGILGDQIHRFSISFNLPAKTSRRNRER; encoded by the coding sequence GTGAGAACTGCCGCCCTCGCCCTGCTGATGGCTTTACCGCCGGTGGCGCGCGCCTCGGATTTCAGCAAGGCCGCGGTGGGAACCACCGGCTCTGAGTTCCTCCTCTTCGACCAGGGCGCGCGCGGCATCGCCATGGGCGGCGCCTACTCGGCCGTGACAGACGACGCCTACTCCCTGTATTGGAACCCGGCGGGCCTGGCCAAAATCCCCAGGATCTCGGCCACCTTCATGTACTCGCGCTACGTGCAGGACATCACCTACCAATCCGCGGCCGTGGCCAAGAGGGTCTCCGACAACGGGGTGCTCGCCGCGGGCCTGCGCCACCGAGACATCGGCGAGATAGACCACACGGATCTAGCAGGCAGGACCGTGGGAACATTCCATCCCCGCGACTACGTGATCGAGGGCGGCTGGGGGCAGGCCATCTACGACCTCTCCGACAGCGAGATGGACATTTCCATGGGAGTGGCCGGGCGCTGGATCCACTCGGACTACCTCCTGCACGGAGACGGCTTCGGCGGGGACATAGGGATATTGAGCCGCTTCTACAGCGGCCGCTACATCTACGACGTGGCCTTCGTGGCCCAGAACCTGGGCCAGGGCCAGAAATTCGACCAGGTACGAGACACCCTGCCCTTCCGGGCGCGCCTGGGAACGGCCGTCCATCCCAACAACGCGCTCACTCTTTCCCTCGAAGGGATCATGCCGGCCAATAATACCCCGCACGCGGCCTTGGGCATGGAATACAAGCTAGAGGTGGACCGCAACATCAAGGCCGCCGTGCGGGGAGGGCTCAACACCCTCACCATGCAGAGCCTGGGGTTTGCCACCACGTTCAGCGCGGGCATGGGCGTCTCGGTGGGGGACTGGAGCTTCGATTATGCCTTCTCTCCCTTCGGAATCCTGGGAGACCAGATTCACAGATTTTCGATCAGCTTCAATCTGCCGGCGAAGACCTCCCGGCGCAACCGCGAGAGATGA
- a CDS encoding bifunctional transaldolase/phosoglucose isomerase: MNPLRELGRFGVSVWYDNISRGLLVSGELARKAELWGLKGVTSNPTIFEKAIGSSNDYDPAIQEMTRGTRSPQEMFETMAVEDIRAAADLFKPVYEESEGQDGYVSIELAPHLARQAEASHKEALRLHRLVGRPNVMIKIPGTEEGLLAVEKAIADGVPVNITLLFSQERYAKTLAAYLRGLEKRLAQKKDLSKVASVASFFVSRIDTAADKRLAALGTPEARALSGKAAIANAKLAYQIYKRQIASERFAVLKRAGAQVQRLLWASTGTKNPNYRDVLYVEELIGADTVNTMPPATLEAFYDHGACRPSLEEDPLEAREQWEGLGKLGVDMAQICRDLEEEGLKAFSKSFETLMGQISAKRELLKAEVQAEGAGLDSLAKAQFSSRLWQKDPTLWKTDKAHQKAIRNSLGWLTLPDSMSGALGPIRNCAAEIVKEGFETAVVLGMGGSSLVCEVFRTAFPRGKGFPKLEILDSTHPKAVAGLESRLNLKRALFVISSKSGSTIEPGCLLDYFYDRVSKLSGDRAGRQFMAITDPGTSLENLAVKLRFRKTCLNPPDVGGRFSALSYFGLVPAALMGIDIERLLGRARDLAKKLSPAKATEENLALRLGAALAAHAAKGQDKLTLCLPPGLEPFGLWLEQLIAESTGKEGQGIVPVVGEAPAKNDSYGGDRLFVHVSLDAAAGDLPLQGKMLALEKAGRPVLTLKMADVYDLGAQFLLWEIATAAAGHLMGVNPFDQPDVQSAKDQTRKLLSSLKKGALPKESPTWRWGGVSAWADAPLAEAWTDSSPPLSEVLAKHLGRLNSGDYAALLSFLDPESQRRSLEGLRAQISALTSAPVCLEHGPRYLHSTGQLHKGGPSKGVFIMICEARPAALEIPGRPYHFGTLISAQARGDFEALKKAGRRVLLLALESIAAGDLSSVANALKIKTRPT; the protein is encoded by the coding sequence ATGAATCCTTTACGGGAATTGGGGCGCTTCGGGGTGAGCGTCTGGTACGACAATATCAGCCGGGGGCTGCTTGTTTCTGGAGAACTCGCGCGCAAGGCGGAGCTTTGGGGCCTCAAGGGCGTCACCTCCAATCCGACGATTTTCGAGAAGGCCATCGGCTCCTCCAACGACTACGACCCTGCCATCCAGGAAATGACCCGCGGGACGCGCTCGCCCCAGGAGATGTTCGAGACCATGGCCGTGGAGGACATCCGCGCGGCCGCCGACCTGTTCAAGCCGGTCTACGAGGAGAGCGAGGGACAAGACGGCTACGTCAGCATCGAGCTTGCTCCCCATTTGGCGCGGCAGGCCGAGGCCAGCCACAAGGAAGCCCTGCGCCTGCACCGCCTGGTGGGCCGCCCCAACGTCATGATCAAGATCCCAGGCACCGAGGAAGGGCTTCTCGCCGTAGAGAAAGCCATCGCCGACGGGGTGCCGGTGAACATCACCTTGCTTTTCTCCCAGGAGCGCTACGCCAAGACCCTCGCGGCCTATCTGCGCGGGCTCGAGAAGAGGCTTGCGCAGAAGAAAGACCTATCCAAAGTCGCCTCTGTGGCGAGTTTTTTCGTCAGCCGCATCGACACCGCCGCGGACAAGCGGCTTGCAGCACTGGGGACCCCCGAGGCACGGGCTCTCTCGGGCAAGGCCGCCATCGCCAACGCCAAACTCGCCTACCAGATCTACAAGCGCCAAATCGCATCCGAACGCTTCGCCGTCTTGAAGCGAGCCGGCGCCCAGGTCCAGCGCCTCCTCTGGGCCTCCACGGGAACCAAGAATCCCAATTACCGGGACGTCCTCTACGTCGAGGAGCTCATCGGGGCGGACACCGTCAACACCATGCCCCCGGCCACCTTGGAGGCGTTCTACGACCATGGCGCCTGCCGCCCCAGTCTCGAGGAAGACCCGCTCGAGGCCCGGGAGCAATGGGAGGGGCTCGGCAAGCTCGGGGTGGATATGGCCCAGATCTGCCGAGATCTCGAGGAGGAGGGCCTCAAGGCCTTCTCGAAATCCTTCGAAACCTTGATGGGCCAGATCTCGGCCAAGCGGGAGCTCCTTAAGGCAGAGGTCCAGGCGGAGGGTGCTGGCCTCGACAGCCTGGCCAAGGCCCAGTTCTCAAGCCGCCTCTGGCAAAAGGATCCCACGCTTTGGAAAACGGACAAGGCCCATCAGAAGGCAATTCGGAACTCCTTGGGCTGGCTCACCTTGCCAGACAGCATGTCGGGGGCCCTAGGTCCCATCCGCAATTGCGCCGCCGAGATCGTCAAGGAGGGATTCGAGACCGCGGTGGTCCTGGGAATGGGGGGGTCGAGCCTGGTCTGCGAAGTTTTCAGGACCGCTTTTCCCCGGGGAAAAGGATTTCCGAAGCTGGAGATACTGGACTCCACGCACCCCAAGGCCGTGGCGGGGCTTGAGTCGCGGCTCAACCTCAAGCGCGCGCTCTTCGTGATCTCGAGCAAGTCCGGCTCCACCATCGAGCCCGGCTGTCTGCTCGACTATTTCTACGACCGGGTCTCCAAGCTTTCCGGAGACAGGGCCGGCCGCCAATTCATGGCGATCACGGACCCGGGCACCTCCCTTGAGAATCTCGCCGTCAAGCTGCGCTTTCGCAAGACCTGCCTCAATCCCCCGGATGTGGGGGGAAGATTCTCCGCCCTTTCTTATTTCGGGCTGGTGCCGGCGGCCCTCATGGGCATCGACATTGAAAGGCTCCTCGGCCGGGCCCGAGATTTGGCCAAGAAGCTCTCTCCCGCCAAGGCCACCGAGGAAAATCTCGCCCTAAGGCTGGGAGCGGCTTTGGCGGCCCACGCCGCCAAGGGGCAGGACAAGCTCACTTTGTGCCTGCCCCCCGGCCTCGAGCCTTTCGGCCTGTGGCTGGAGCAACTGATCGCGGAGTCCACCGGCAAGGAGGGCCAGGGAATCGTGCCGGTGGTGGGCGAAGCCCCGGCTAAGAACGACTCCTACGGCGGCGACCGCCTCTTCGTCCACGTGAGCCTCGACGCGGCGGCCGGGGACCTACCCCTTCAAGGGAAAATGCTCGCCCTGGAGAAAGCGGGAAGACCGGTCCTCACCCTCAAAATGGCCGACGTCTACGATTTGGGCGCGCAGTTCCTCCTTTGGGAAATCGCCACGGCCGCGGCGGGGCATTTGATGGGGGTCAATCCTTTCGACCAACCCGATGTGCAGTCCGCAAAGGACCAGACCCGGAAACTTTTAAGCTCCCTGAAAAAGGGGGCTCTGCCCAAGGAGAGCCCGACTTGGCGCTGGGGCGGGGTTTCGGCGTGGGCGGACGCGCCCCTGGCCGAGGCGTGGACGGATTCGTCCCCTCCCCTATCCGAGGTCCTCGCCAAGCACTTGGGCCGCCTGAACTCCGGGGATTACGCGGCTCTTCTCTCCTTCCTCGATCCCGAATCCCAACGCCGGAGTCTGGAGGGGCTGCGCGCTCAAATCAGCGCTCTCACCTCGGCCCCGGTCTGCCTCGAGCATGGCCCCCGTTATCTGCATTCCACGGGCCAACTCCATAAAGGGGGACCCTCCAAGGGCGTGTTTATCATGATTTGCGAAGCTAGGCCAGCGGCCCTGGAAATTCCCGGCCGTCCCTATCACTTCGGGACCTTGATCAGCGCCCAGGCTCGGGGCGACTTCGAAGCCCTGAAGAAAGCCGGTCGCCGCGTCCTGCTCCTGGCGCTCGAGTCCATCGCGGCGGGGGACCTCTCCAGCGTCGCCAACGCCTTGAAAATTAAAACGAGGCCGACTTGA
- a CDS encoding HAD hydrolase family protein: MTIKERARRVKVFLLDIDGVLTDGLIYHFVDTSGNLVELKGVNAQDSIALGWLAQCGIKTGVISGRNSRGMEERLKLVKVSYIHQGRLDKLNVFDQILKEAGVKAEEVLYMGDDWPDIPVLERAGLAVAVPNARPEVKAKAHWVTRSRGGEAAVREAAELVLRAQGLVDRVGGLR, from the coding sequence TTGACGATCAAGGAGCGGGCCCGGCGCGTCAAGGTCTTCCTGCTCGACATCGACGGAGTGCTCACCGACGGCCTCATCTACCACTTCGTGGACACCTCCGGGAATCTGGTGGAGCTCAAGGGGGTCAACGCCCAGGACAGCATCGCTCTCGGCTGGCTCGCCCAATGCGGGATCAAGACCGGGGTCATCAGCGGGCGAAATTCCCGGGGCATGGAGGAACGCCTGAAGCTCGTCAAGGTCTCCTACATCCATCAAGGCCGCCTCGACAAGCTGAATGTTTTTGATCAAATCCTGAAGGAGGCCGGGGTCAAGGCCGAGGAAGTCCTCTACATGGGGGATGATTGGCCCGACATCCCGGTCTTGGAGCGCGCGGGCCTGGCCGTGGCCGTGCCCAACGCCAGGCCCGAGGTCAAGGCCAAGGCCCACTGGGTCACCCGCAGCCGAGGGGGAGAGGCCGCGGTCAGGGAGGCCGCGGAGCTGGTTTTGCGCGCCCAAGGCTTGGTTGACAGGGTTGGAGGATTGCGCTAG
- a CDS encoding fibronectin type III domain-containing protein, which produces MSASRAGAVAFTSRFAHTSTLLPDGNILVVGGMTAPGDLTTALTGVQISLERQNDFLDATAMAVARASHTATMLPTGQVLIVGGVNSGGVRTDAVVFDPSQNCWSASMAMTEVNGRFNHTATLLKTGKVLVCGGQRGSGAMNSSCELYNAPTNPSFTCGGAFGSFSATGSLASARSLHTSTLLPDGRVFLAGGWDPNNATYPYLVTTEIYNPTSGTFKAGKNLIQQRAYHTANLMGNGKVLITGGFNGRDSLANKGILQTTELYDPVSDSMVPAPSMLVRSLGHSMTLQNDGQLAMFGGLGNITTTFVNASATLVDGSSVTGSFGNVLSTMNVTGGYLAVNLNFPLSVPVTGIIEQGEVLMSSPIVNFTYSGVTGQAILRAGTADPAVGLRASLAGTRVFCDPVAGTCGQISRTVSLSPMQGQYFTPDVTVSPDNFTLIANSTVGFTASPMTVDNSPGTILTASILTGTLTVPISKIFLGAAISSGSLRLTAGSLSITNIATLSFTDGFTQIPGAPTVVDDGAGGAEFSFNASFINLRGTVDVSTTTNQVTPFNVAGRVVTGLSGTLKFVASRVNLSQTNFTVDVATVVIRSMMFSDLTKFNPQSNAWSFTVQGFGSQKHGHSATLTPSGDISLLGGLSCTDSQTSQTDCTSSSPRGSARVIPRLGAWTANSAGMTNSRGNHTTTMLPNGNILVAGGSNGPNVLRSAELFDPVTARFSATGPMLEVRDLHTATLLPNGRVLVSGGFTTNATSTGATAGAEIYYPATGIWVPTQSMNTARDNHAAVLMADGNVLATGGYNGGTYHNEAEIYYSTAGAWRPISSMNLARALHTSTLLQDGRILVSGGVNASGVLARNEIYNPVTGAWTMATCLNNAADPCAGSAKRSHSHSATLLMDGRVLLTGGNDGFGETAYSLIYDPVANTWTDTGALVPGRPLNTPRFSHTATLLPNGNVIIAGGAQALGNTLNSCETFDVATSSWQVSGNMSASRGYHTTSLAKDGNLYAIGGYSGAAFLSSAERLYFTGSPDAASLGAPPSARQSTITAVDLSPFNRGDFVTLSGRNFQGITEASSGGPASGNSSHFHPRAVLQAVDGSGGTSSQGSGGFALDLSTRVYSKTPDPNLWTKTDSSMTVLMPSAAQSPLPSPGGTFLPYGWYHLRSASNSQFSDSVLVQAGPPKPTVGPTSVTANTVSITSTTITWSWTDIQGQTTMDGYEVFSATTGVFISTVGAATPTYTQRGLAPNATAQLLVGAYTLTGDGPLTTSATFFTLSTVPVSVAVTSVTSTSLLLSWNVNGNSQGTIYEVSLSTDNFALSFSTPVPSLSGLTTDNVILAPLQSNTTYYLRLRSFNGAGTASNFSVVVATQTRTPVAGLAGTGLTTTSIQWSWVDPGGVNFYKVYNSTTGAVIATPNTNVFQDTGLSTNSVRSVYVSAVTQAGEGPLSASATTFTLSAIPLAVSPPILNVTTGSFTGIWNTNENPAGTTFEMIVSSGDAVVSTITTTGFSASVADLASPAMPFDVKVRSLNGDSVASSYLVLGTTSTLANPPTSLTVLGTTPSSISVSWNSNNNSSSATYQVTYSTDNFVTHVSTPLAFSKQSNQTALVLSSLLTGTTISIRVAAQNLSGLASAFSNTVTTAPFNGGVPAGSLGGTVLTTQNNIIEGTLGNSRYVKLTVPAKSFASDVFVTVSSFTVPPSPCGAGGANIGLSITPRPTMQPVGPVFLTFSFADAELAAVPIPAGEATFMRVDDSGACVPLQTVVDSVNHRMTVQLNHFSQFQVVRVSPSTSVEQARVFPNPFMPNRGHGYVTFSQMPAGARVRVFTLRGELVFEGQANGSGLMIWGGVNLYGRPAASGVYLATLEFNGQKKVHKVVVLR; this is translated from the coding sequence TTGAGCGCCTCCAGGGCCGGCGCCGTCGCGTTTACCTCTAGATTCGCCCACACCTCGACTTTATTGCCCGACGGCAACATCCTCGTCGTGGGCGGAATGACGGCCCCGGGCGACCTCACCACGGCCTTGACCGGCGTCCAGATCTCCCTGGAGCGCCAAAACGACTTTTTGGACGCGACCGCCATGGCGGTCGCCCGGGCCTCCCACACCGCGACCATGCTTCCCACGGGCCAGGTCCTGATCGTCGGCGGCGTGAACTCCGGGGGGGTACGCACCGACGCCGTGGTCTTCGACCCGTCCCAGAACTGCTGGTCCGCCTCCATGGCCATGACCGAGGTCAACGGAAGGTTCAACCACACCGCGACCTTGCTCAAGACCGGCAAGGTCCTGGTCTGCGGCGGACAAAGAGGCTCTGGCGCCATGAACAGCTCCTGCGAGCTCTACAACGCGCCCACCAACCCCTCGTTTACCTGCGGGGGAGCCTTCGGCTCCTTCTCCGCCACGGGCTCCCTGGCCTCGGCCCGGTCCCTCCACACCTCGACCTTGCTTCCCGACGGCAGGGTTTTCCTCGCCGGCGGCTGGGATCCCAACAACGCCACCTACCCCTACCTCGTCACGACCGAGATATACAATCCCACTTCCGGGACTTTCAAGGCCGGAAAGAACCTCATCCAGCAAAGGGCCTATCACACCGCCAACCTCATGGGCAACGGCAAGGTCCTCATCACCGGGGGCTTCAACGGCAGGGACTCCCTGGCCAACAAGGGAATCCTCCAAACCACGGAGCTCTACGACCCCGTGTCCGATTCCATGGTGCCCGCCCCGTCCATGCTGGTGCGCAGCCTCGGCCACAGCATGACGCTTCAAAACGACGGACAGTTGGCCATGTTCGGAGGCCTCGGGAACATCACCACCACCTTCGTCAACGCCTCGGCGACCTTGGTGGACGGCTCCTCGGTCACCGGCTCCTTCGGCAACGTGCTGTCCACCATGAACGTGACAGGCGGGTATCTTGCCGTCAACCTCAACTTCCCGCTCTCCGTCCCGGTCACCGGGATCATAGAACAGGGAGAGGTCCTTATGTCCTCGCCCATCGTCAACTTTACCTACTCGGGAGTCACGGGCCAGGCCATTCTCCGGGCCGGCACCGCGGACCCGGCGGTGGGCCTGCGCGCGAGTCTCGCCGGAACCAGGGTCTTCTGCGATCCTGTAGCCGGGACCTGCGGTCAGATCAGCCGCACCGTCTCGCTGTCTCCGATGCAGGGCCAGTATTTCACCCCAGACGTCACCGTAAGCCCCGACAATTTCACCTTGATCGCCAACAGCACGGTGGGGTTCACCGCTTCCCCCATGACCGTGGACAACTCGCCCGGGACGATACTCACCGCGAGCATACTGACCGGGACCTTGACCGTCCCGATTTCGAAGATTTTCCTGGGAGCCGCCATCAGCAGCGGCAGCCTGCGCCTCACCGCGGGCAGCCTCTCCATCACCAACATCGCGACCCTCTCCTTCACCGACGGCTTCACCCAGATCCCGGGGGCTCCCACGGTGGTGGACGACGGGGCGGGGGGAGCCGAGTTCTCCTTCAACGCATCCTTCATCAATTTGAGGGGTACGGTGGACGTGAGCACGACCACGAACCAGGTCACTCCCTTCAACGTGGCCGGCCGGGTGGTCACGGGGCTTTCCGGCACGCTCAAGTTCGTGGCCAGCCGCGTGAACCTAAGCCAAACCAATTTCACGGTGGACGTCGCCACGGTGGTCATACGCAGCATGATGTTCAGCGATCTGACCAAATTCAACCCCCAAAGCAACGCCTGGAGCTTCACGGTGCAGGGGTTCGGCAGCCAGAAGCACGGGCATAGCGCCACTCTCACCCCCAGCGGAGACATCTCCCTCCTGGGGGGACTGAGCTGCACCGACTCCCAAACCTCCCAGACCGACTGCACCTCCTCCTCGCCCCGGGGATCGGCGCGCGTCATCCCCAGGCTCGGAGCCTGGACGGCCAACAGCGCCGGCATGACCAACTCTAGGGGAAACCACACCACCACCATGCTCCCCAATGGAAATATTTTGGTGGCGGGCGGGTCCAACGGCCCCAACGTCTTGCGCTCGGCCGAGCTTTTCGATCCGGTGACCGCGCGCTTCTCCGCAACCGGGCCGATGCTGGAGGTCCGCGATCTTCACACGGCCACCTTGCTCCCCAACGGCCGGGTCCTGGTCTCTGGGGGCTTCACCACCAACGCGACGAGCACCGGGGCCACCGCGGGAGCCGAGATCTACTACCCCGCCACCGGGATCTGGGTTCCCACCCAGTCCATGAACACGGCCCGGGACAACCATGCGGCGGTCCTCATGGCCGATGGGAACGTCCTGGCGACCGGCGGCTACAACGGGGGGACCTACCATAACGAGGCCGAGATCTACTACTCCACGGCCGGGGCCTGGCGGCCCATCAGCAGCATGAACCTGGCCCGGGCCCTGCACACGTCCACCCTCCTGCAGGACGGACGCATCCTGGTGAGCGGAGGGGTCAACGCGAGCGGGGTGCTCGCGCGCAATGAGATCTACAACCCCGTCACCGGCGCCTGGACCATGGCCACCTGCCTCAATAACGCGGCAGATCCCTGCGCTGGCAGCGCCAAGCGCTCGCATTCCCACTCAGCCACCTTGCTCATGGACGGCCGGGTCCTCTTGACCGGGGGCAACGACGGCTTCGGGGAAACCGCCTATTCCTTAATATATGATCCCGTGGCCAACACATGGACCGACACCGGGGCCTTGGTCCCGGGGAGGCCCTTGAACACGCCGCGCTTCAGCCACACGGCGACCTTGCTGCCCAACGGCAACGTCATCATCGCGGGCGGCGCGCAGGCCTTGGGCAACACCTTGAACAGCTGCGAGACCTTCGACGTGGCGACCTCGTCCTGGCAGGTGAGCGGGAACATGTCCGCCTCCAGGGGCTACCACACGACGAGCCTGGCCAAGGACGGGAATCTTTACGCCATCGGAGGCTATAGCGGGGCCGCCTTCTTGTCGAGCGCCGAGCGACTCTACTTCACGGGCTCGCCGGACGCCGCGAGCCTCGGGGCCCCTCCCAGCGCCAGGCAGTCCACCATCACCGCGGTGGACCTTTCTCCCTTCAACCGAGGGGACTTCGTCACTTTGAGCGGGCGGAATTTCCAGGGAATCACGGAGGCCTCGAGCGGGGGGCCCGCCAGCGGGAACTCCTCCCATTTCCATCCTCGCGCGGTTTTGCAGGCGGTGGACGGTTCCGGAGGCACGAGCTCCCAAGGCTCCGGGGGCTTCGCCCTCGACCTGTCCACGAGGGTCTACAGCAAGACCCCCGATCCAAACCTCTGGACCAAGACAGATTCCTCCATGACGGTGCTCATGCCCTCGGCGGCGCAGAGCCCCCTGCCCTCCCCCGGCGGGACCTTCCTTCCTTACGGATGGTACCACCTGCGCTCCGCCTCCAACTCCCAATTCTCCGACAGCGTGCTCGTCCAAGCCGGCCCCCCCAAGCCCACGGTGGGCCCGACCAGCGTGACCGCCAACACGGTTTCCATCACCTCCACGACCATCACTTGGAGTTGGACCGACATCCAAGGCCAGACCACGATGGACGGCTACGAGGTCTTCTCCGCCACCACCGGGGTCTTCATCTCGACCGTGGGCGCGGCCACCCCGACCTACACCCAGCGGGGCCTAGCCCCCAACGCCACGGCCCAGCTCCTGGTGGGGGCCTACACCCTCACGGGCGACGGCCCGTTGACCACATCGGCCACCTTCTTCACGCTTTCGACCGTCCCCGTGAGCGTGGCCGTGACCTCGGTAACATCCACAAGCCTTCTTCTCTCATGGAACGTCAACGGCAACAGCCAGGGGACCATCTACGAGGTGTCGCTCTCGACGGACAACTTCGCGCTCTCCTTCTCGACCCCGGTGCCTAGCCTCTCGGGGCTCACCACGGACAACGTAATTCTTGCTCCACTGCAGTCGAACACGACCTATTATCTGCGCCTGAGATCCTTCAACGGCGCCGGCACCGCCTCCAACTTCAGCGTGGTCGTCGCCACACAAACCAGGACCCCCGTGGCGGGGTTGGCCGGAACGGGGCTCACCACCACGAGCATACAGTGGAGCTGGGTGGATCCGGGGGGAGTCAATTTCTACAAGGTCTATAATTCGACGACGGGTGCGGTGATCGCCACCCCCAACACCAACGTCTTCCAAGACACAGGGCTCTCCACGAACTCGGTCCGCTCCGTGTACGTTAGCGCGGTGACCCAGGCCGGGGAGGGGCCCTTATCGGCCTCTGCCACCACCTTCACCTTGTCGGCCATCCCCTTGGCCGTAAGCCCGCCCATACTGAACGTCACCACGGGCTCGTTTACGGGCATATGGAACACCAACGAGAACCCAGCCGGCACCACCTTCGAGATGATCGTCTCCTCGGGAGACGCCGTGGTGAGCACCATCACCACGACGGGATTCTCCGCCAGCGTCGCCGACCTGGCCTCTCCCGCCATGCCCTTCGACGTGAAGGTCCGGTCGCTTAATGGCGATAGCGTGGCCTCCAGCTATCTCGTCCTAGGCACCACCTCGACCTTGGCCAATCCCCCGACCAGCCTGACGGTCCTGGGGACCACGCCATCCTCCATCTCGGTTTCCTGGAACTCCAACAACAACTCCTCCTCGGCCACCTACCAGGTGACCTATTCCACGGATAACTTCGTGACGCACGTCTCGACGCCGCTCGCCTTCTCCAAGCAGTCGAACCAGACCGCCTTGGTCCTCTCGAGCCTCCTGACCGGCACGACGATCTCCATACGCGTGGCGGCCCAGAACTTAAGCGGCCTGGCAAGCGCCTTCTCCAACACCGTCACCACGGCACCCTTCAACGGGGGAGTCCCGGCCGGGTCCCTGGGTGGCACGGTCCTCACGACGCAGAACAACATAATCGAAGGAACCCTCGGCAACTCCCGCTACGTCAAGCTCACGGTGCCGGCCAAGTCCTTTGCCTCGGACGTCTTCGTGACCGTCTCCTCTTTCACGGTCCCGCCCTCTCCCTGCGGAGCCGGCGGGGCCAATATCGGGCTTTCCATCACCCCACGGCCCACGATGCAGCCGGTCGGCCCGGTTTTCCTGACCTTCTCCTTCGCCGATGCGGAGCTCGCGGCGGTGCCCATCCCAGCCGGCGAAGCCACGTTCATGCGGGTGGATGACTCCGGAGCCTGCGTGCCCCTGCAGACCGTGGTGGACAGCGTCAACCACCGCATGACGGTCCAGCTCAACCATTTCTCCCAATTCCAGGTGGTGCGGGTGAGCCCCTCCACCTCGGTGGAGCAGGCTCGGGTTTTCCCGAACCCCTTCATGCCGAACCGAGGCCATGGCTACGTCACCTTCTCGCAGATGCCGGCCGGGGCCAGGGTGCGGGTGTTCACTTTGAGGGGGGAATTGGTCTTTGAGGGCCAAGCCAACGGCTCTGGACTCATGATCTGGGGCGGAGTGAATCTCTACGGCCGGCCGGCGGCGAGCGGGGTGTACTTGGCGACTTTGGAGTTCAACGGGCAAAAAAAGGTCCATAAAGTGGTGGTGCTCCGGTGA